Proteins from a single region of Nocardiopsis dassonvillei subsp. dassonvillei DSM 43111:
- a CDS encoding ferritin codes for MTSNKSSDIGLSKFHRLLVDQVRHEFTASHQYVAIAAWFDDHDLPQLARVFYEQSLEERDHAMMIVRFLLDTDVPFSLPGVDEIETDFAVPRDLVALALRQEREVTDQFQRLAKVARDEDDYTGEQFLQWFIQEQTEEVAKMSTLLNVVDRANGNLFHVEDFVARDMPSEDSGSQGAPGTAGPSVS; via the coding sequence ATGACTTCGAACAAGAGCAGCGATATCGGCCTTTCCAAGTTCCACCGGCTCCTCGTCGACCAGGTGCGGCACGAGTTCACGGCCTCCCACCAGTACGTGGCCATCGCCGCCTGGTTCGACGACCACGACCTGCCCCAGCTGGCGCGGGTCTTCTACGAGCAGTCCCTGGAGGAGCGCGACCACGCGATGATGATCGTGCGGTTCCTCCTGGACACCGACGTCCCGTTCTCCCTTCCGGGCGTGGACGAGATCGAGACCGATTTCGCCGTGCCCCGGGACCTGGTCGCCCTGGCCCTTCGCCAGGAGCGCGAGGTGACCGACCAGTTCCAGCGCCTGGCCAAGGTCGCCCGGGACGAGGACGACTACACCGGCGAGCAGTTCCTCCAGTGGTTCATCCAGGAGCAGACCGAGGAGGTCGCCAAGATGTCGACCCTCCTCAACGTGGTGGACCGCGCCAACGGCAACCTGTTCCACGTGGAGGACTTCGTCGCCCGGGACATGCCCAGCGAGGACAGCGGCAGCCAGGGCGCGCCCGGCACCGCCGGCCCGTCGGTCTCCTGA